Sequence from the Priestia megaterium genome:
TTGACGGGTTTCGATTTGATTTAATGGGGATTCACGATACAAAGACAATGAATGAAGTGAGAAAGAAGTTAGATGAAATTGATCCTTCCATTATCGTACTAGGAGAGGGCTGGGATCTAGGAACCGAGCTTGATGCTAAGCTAAAAGCTAACCAGAAAAACGCTCAGGATATGAAGCGCATAGCTCACTTTAATGACGGTATGCGAGATGGCCTTAAAGGCAGCGTGTTTTTTGATCATGACAACGGATTTGTTAATGGAAAGCAAGGACAAGAAAAGCTCATACAGCAAAGTATAGCAGCTGGAATAGATTATGATCGTTCAACTGCCACGTATGAAGATCCAGATCAAGTTGTCACGTATGTAGAAGCGCACGATAACCATACGTTATGGGATAAGCTTCAGCTGACGAACCCTGCTGACACGGAGCAAACGAGAAAGCAGATGCATAAGCTTGCTTCTTCCATTATTTTAACATCTCAAGGAATTAACTTTATACATGCAGGTCAAGAGTTTATGAGAACAAAAGGCGGAGATCATAATAGCTATCAGTCACCCGATTCTGTCAATCAGTTAGATTGGAAGCGCCGAGCAGCTTTCAGCCAAGAAGTAGATTATATGAAGGGGCTTATTGCGCTTCGAAAGCAATATTCGTCATTTAGAATGACGAGTGCACAGGCCATTCATCAAAATCTACGTTTTGTAGATGCACCAGCAAACGTAGTAGGTTATACGTTAAATGCTAAAGCCAATAAAGATAAAGCAAACGAAATAATGGTGATTCATAATGCAAATAAACAAGCCCAAACGGTTCATCTACCTTCTAACAGAACGTGGAGATTACTTGTTGACGGCGAGCAGGCAGGAACAAAAACGCTCCGTACGGTGAAAGGAAATATAGTAAACGTTGCGCCTCTTTCGACATTTGTACTAGTAAGATAAGTTTTAGATAACTAGAATACATGTAGAAAAATTCAGAATATTGTACGCAAAATTGTTGATTTTACTAGATAACATGGTAAAATATTGATTGTTAGCGTTTTCAAAATTTGTGGGGAGGTATGTATTTGATGCAAAATCTTGGAGCGAAAAAAGTTGAAATGAGTCCGAAAGTAGTGGAATTTTTAAAAGGAGTTAAACAGCTATACATTAACGGTGAGTGGGTAGACTCTGTTTCAGGAAAAACGTTTGAAACAGTAAATCCAGCAACGGGTGAAAAGTTGGCAGATGTAGCTGAAGCAAATCCAGAGGATATTGATCGTGCCGTGAGAGCGGCTAGAGAAGCATTTGATCATGGACCCTGGACAAGGATGTCAGCAGCTGAAAGAAGCCGACTCATATATAAATTAGCTGATTTAATGGAAACACATCAATTGGAACTTGCGCAGCTTGAAACGCTTGATAACGGAAAACCAATTCGTGAAACATCAAATGCAGACATTCCATTAGCAATTGAACATTTCCGCTACTTTGCAGGGTGGTCAACTAAAATGGTTGGACAAACTATTCCTGTGCAAGGAGCGTATTTTAACTATACAAGATATGAACCAGTAGGAGTTGTTGGCCAAATCATTCCGTGGAACTTCCCTCTTCTAATGGCCGCTTGGAAGCTCGGAGCCGCTTTGGCGACTGGATGTACAATCGTGCTCAAACCAGCAGAGCAAACGCCGCTTTCTGCACTTTACTTGGCTAGACTAGCAGATGAAGCAGGGTTCCCAAAAGGCGTATTAAATATTGTGCCCGGCTACGGGAAAACAGCAGGTGAGCCGCTCGTTCATCATGATCTCGTAGATAAAATTGCTTTTACGGGATCTACTGCTGTCGGAAAAGCAATTATGAAACAAGCTAGCGACTCTTTAAAGCGTGTGACGTTAGAGCTTGGAGGTAAATCACCAAACATTATCCTGCCGGATGCAGACTTAACAAAAGCAGTTCCTGGTGCGCTTTCAGGTATTATGTTTAATCAGGGACAAGTATGTTGTGCTGGAAGTCGTCTGTATGTCCAAAAAAGCTTATATGATAATGTCGTAGCTGATTTAGTTTCTCAAACGAAATCTATTAAACAAGGAAATGGATTAGCAGATGAGACAACAATGGGTCCACTTGTATCTGCGCAGCAGCAAAAACGAGTAAAAACCTATATTGATAAAGGAATTGAAGAAGGAGCGGAAGTACTCGCAGGAGGAAACATTCCATTTGATCAAGGCTATTTCGTAGAACCGACTATCTTTGCAGATGTCGATCATTCGATGACGATTGCTCGTGAAGAAATCTTCGGTCCGGTTGTAGCTGCTATGCCGTTTGATGATCTTGATGATTTGATTGCCAAAGCAAATGATACAGCGTATGGTCTAGCAGCAGGCGTCTGGACACAGGATTTAAAGAAAGCACACTATATTGCTCATGGTATTAAAGCGGGTACAGTTTGGGTGAACTGTTACAACGTATTTGATGCAGCAAGCCCGTTTGGAGGTTATAAACAGTCGGGAATTGGTCGTGAAATGGGAAGCTATGCGCTTGATAATTACACTGAAGTGAAAAGCGTATGGATCAATATGGAATAATAAGTAAGGTTTTTTGTGAAAATCTATAGCATATCTTTGTGTGAAAAAGAGTAGTCTTTAGTGGACTACTCTTTTATTTGTTTAAGTCCCGTATTTTTAGAAAAGGAGTGATAACATTGCCGGTTATACAGGGCCCCTCGTCGTATAAGCTTACCGGTCACCTGCAAAAGTTTAGAGAGAACCCACTGGGTTTTTTGGAAAACTTGACTCAGTATGGAGAAATTGCAACATTTAGAGTTGCGCACAAACGCTTTTATGTAACGAGAGACCCTCAACTTATTAAAGATGTAGTCATTACAAACAGCAAGGCGTTTCAAAAAATTAAACTAACGCATATGTTTAAAACGCTGATAGGTGAAGAAATGTTATGGACAGATGAAGCATTATACATGAGCCCCATTCAACCCTCACAACTTAAACAACATCTAATTTATAATAAGGAAGCAATAGCAAAAATAATTGAAAAGCATACAGAAACGTGGGAAGAAGGGCAGCTTCGAACGATAGTAAAAGACATAAGACAGATAGTCGTAGCTGTACTCCTTCAACTTGTATTTGGCATTTCGATTGAGGATAAAGATAAAATTCACTATGTTCAAGCGCTTATGAGAAAAAAAGAAAAGTTAGGAAAAATTTATATTCGTCTACCTTTGCACCAGCCTGACTCAGATGAGCAGCTAGAACAACTCCTTTTTGAACGTGTTCAAATGCGTGTTCAAAACAAAACCGAAGGAAATGATTTACTGCAGTATATATTGATTTCTTGCGGAGAAGACATCGATGAAAGAGAAATATACGAACAGCTAAATTCTATATTCCTTTCGATGTATGAAATGATTACGCACGTATGCAGCTGGTCTATTCATTTACTGTCTCAAAATACTAGGGAGCACCTTCAGCTGCATAAAGAAATTCAAGCCTATGCTAGCGGTGAATCACTTTCAACCAAAAATCTGATCTATATGCGCAAAATAATTGCTGAAAGCATGAGGTTATATCCGCCTCTTTGGCTATTTGGGCGTCAAGCACGTGAAGATATACAAATAGATGGTTACAGTATTAAAAAAGGGGAGATTATGTTAATTAGCCCTTATATGATGCATCGCCATGAAGATTATTTTTTAGAGCCAAGTGAATTTTTACCTGACCGTTTTGAAAAAGGAGGGTCCATTGATGTCCCAAGCTATATGTATATGCCGCTTGGGATTGAGCATCAAGCAGAAAGGGGCATGGACTATATCACTGAAATAGTAACCATTTTTCTGTCAGAAATGACAAAGCGCTTTTTATTTCAGCTGACTAAGCCCGAGTCTATTGCTCCAATGGCGGGCGTAATGCTGAATATGAAAGAAGAACTGAATGTGAATGTTCACAAAGTTCACACGCAGTCTTGAATGAACGGGAATACTTTCC
This genomic interval carries:
- a CDS encoding aldehyde dehydrogenase family protein — encoded protein: MQNLGAKKVEMSPKVVEFLKGVKQLYINGEWVDSVSGKTFETVNPATGEKLADVAEANPEDIDRAVRAAREAFDHGPWTRMSAAERSRLIYKLADLMETHQLELAQLETLDNGKPIRETSNADIPLAIEHFRYFAGWSTKMVGQTIPVQGAYFNYTRYEPVGVVGQIIPWNFPLLMAAWKLGAALATGCTIVLKPAEQTPLSALYLARLADEAGFPKGVLNIVPGYGKTAGEPLVHHDLVDKIAFTGSTAVGKAIMKQASDSLKRVTLELGGKSPNIILPDADLTKAVPGALSGIMFNQGQVCCAGSRLYVQKSLYDNVVADLVSQTKSIKQGNGLADETTMGPLVSAQQQKRVKTYIDKGIEEGAEVLAGGNIPFDQGYFVEPTIFADVDHSMTIAREEIFGPVVAAMPFDDLDDLIAKANDTAYGLAAGVWTQDLKKAHYIAHGIKAGTVWVNCYNVFDAASPFGGYKQSGIGREMGSYALDNYTEVKSVWINME
- a CDS encoding cytochrome P450, producing MITLPVIQGPSSYKLTGHLQKFRENPLGFLENLTQYGEIATFRVAHKRFYVTRDPQLIKDVVITNSKAFQKIKLTHMFKTLIGEEMLWTDEALYMSPIQPSQLKQHLIYNKEAIAKIIEKHTETWEEGQLRTIVKDIRQIVVAVLLQLVFGISIEDKDKIHYVQALMRKKEKLGKIYIRLPLHQPDSDEQLEQLLFERVQMRVQNKTEGNDLLQYILISCGEDIDEREIYEQLNSIFLSMYEMITHVCSWSIHLLSQNTREHLQLHKEIQAYASGESLSTKNLIYMRKIIAESMRLYPPLWLFGRQAREDIQIDGYSIKKGEIMLISPYMMHRHEDYFLEPSEFLPDRFEKGGSIDVPSYMYMPLGIEHQAERGMDYITEIVTIFLSEMTKRFLFQLTKPESIAPMAGVMLNMKEELNVNVHKVHTQS